TTATTAAACAATATGCTGAAGCAGTGGATTTAGATAGTGAAGCTTTGTTTAATGAATTTGAAACAGAAGTCCCTAAAACACAGCAAGAGGGCCCCGAACAAGAACAAAGGCGCGCTCGAAAAAAAGCGTCCTCACTTGCAGCTCATTCGGTCGGAGGAAGTGGTCATGGGCGTCATCGTTTGTTTGATATTTTACCTAAAGTTTTGATTGTGCTCTTTATCCTTTTTATTCTCTTTATTATTTGGTATTTTGTTTTTGCAAGTGGCGGTTCAAATGATAGTGCGACGAAAAACAAAAATAGCGATTCCAAAGTAAATCTCCAAGATGATACCAACTCGTCTTCCACCAAGAAATCAAACAGTAAGTCTGACGAAGAAAAGAAAAAAGCTGATAAAGACAAAAAAGAAGATGAAGAAAAGAAAAAAGAATCCGACAAAAAAACAGAAATTACTAAAGGCGAAACATCAGGTAACACCACAACGTATACTGTCAAAAACGCTGATAAATTAAGTGTTCAGGTCAGTGCAGAGGACGCAGCTTCGTGGATAGGTATTTCTGGAAAAAGTGGAAATAGCCTTTATAATAAAACGTTGAATGCTGGTGATAGCTCTGGATCAATTGATGCCGGTAGCGAATCCACCATATCTATTGTTATTGGGAATGCGCCTGCTACAACAGTAAAAATTAACGACGAAAAAATCGAGCTTGACTCATCACCTGTTAAACAAGTCCTAACGATTAACCTTGAAAAGGATGAAGATACATCTTCTGATACTAACTAAATAATGTGATAAGCATGGAGTAGAGAACGTAAATCCTTATGATCTTCTACTTCATGCTTTAGTACATAAAAGGAGCGAAAAAAATGAATTTACCTAATAAGCTTACTGTAGCGCGTATAATTTTAATCCCTATTTTTGTTATTTTGTGTGTTGTTCCATTTCATTTTGGAAGTATTTCATGGCTTGGTTCCACTATCCGGGTGACGAGTTTAATCGCAACGCTTATTTTTATTATAGCTGCTCTTACTGACTGGTTTGATGGTCATCTGGCTAGGAAGTATCATCTAATTACAAATTTTGGGAAATTTGCTGATCCAATGGCTGATAAATTACTTGTGACTGCGGCTTTTATTGTTTTAGTTGAAATGCAGATTGCACCGGCTTGGGTCATCATTTTAATTATTAGTCGTGAACTAGCTGTTACTGGACTTCGATTGCTCTTGGTTGAGGCTGGAGAAGTGATGGCAGCAGGTCAACTTGGTAAGATTAAAACATTTACACAAATGATTGCTATTCCATTAATGTTACTTAATAATTTTCCATTTGCTTGGAGTGGTATTCGTGTAGATTTAATTTTCTTATACGTTTGTGCCTTTTTTGCGGTTTGGTCCGGTATTGATTATTTTTATAGAAATCGTGGTATTTTTAAGGGATCCATGTAAGTTTAAACGATAACAAGCGCACGTATTCTTTCATTTCATCGTGCGCTTGTTTTTTACTAGAACTGAAAGGGCGCGTTATGTCATGAAAAAAGCAGAAATCATTGCTGTTGGAACTGAACTTCTTCTTGGACAAATCATCAATTCAAACGCCACTTTTTTAGCAAAAGAACTTGCTGGATTAGGGGTTTATACGTATTATCAGACCGTTGTAGGAGATAATCGTGAACGACTTTTAGAAGTAATTAAAGTTGCAGAATCAAGAAGCGATTTTCTTATTTTTACTGGAGGACTTGGACCAACAGAAGACGATATCACAAAGCAAGTTTTAGCTGAATATCTCGGTAAAAGTCTTATCATCGATGCAGAACACCTCCAAAAAATAGCGCATTACTTTACAGCCAATAAGCGCAAAATGACACAAAACAATCAGTTGCAAGCGTTGGTTATTCAAGGCGCACAAGTTTTAAAAAATGATGTCGGTTTTGCTGCTGGCATGTATTTGACTGAGAATAAACATGCTTATTTCTTACTTCCAGGTCCACCTTCTGAAATGCAGCCAATGTTTACAAACTATGCGAAACCGATTATCCTCGGGCTAAATGATGAAATGGTTCATTTAGAATCACGTATACTGCATTTTTTTGGGATAGGGGAATCGAAGCTAGCCGATGATTTAAGCGATTTAATTTCCAAACAAAGGAATCCAACAATTGCGACATATGCTAGTCAAGATGAAGTAGAAATCAGAATTACTGCTACTGCCAATACGAAAGAAGAAGCTTTGCAATTATTAGATGAGACTGAATTGAAGATACTTAAAAAAGAAAGGACTTATTTTTATGGCTACGGAAATACGTCATTAAAAGAAGTCGTTTCTAAAGAATTGTTAGAAAAAAAGATAACGATTTCAGCTGCTGAAAGTTTAACTGCTGGATTGTTTCAAGCAGAACTTGCCAGCATTCCCGGTATTTCAAAAATTTTTGCAGGTGGCATGGTAACTTATAGCGAAGAGATAAAGCACCATTTGTTAAAGGTTAGGCAAGATGTGATTGAGCAAGAAGGTGTTGTTAGTGCAGCTTGTGCTAAAGAGATGGCCGATCATATACGTTTAGCTTGTCAAACTGAAATGGGGATTAGTTTTACTGGTGCTGTCGGTCCAGATGGTCTCGGAGGGCATCCTGCTGGCACAGTTTGGATTGGGTTAAGTGTGAGTGGTTTTGAAACAACGGCCTATTTATTTAAATTTGGAAAAGATCGTAATATGAATCGTCGAAAAGCAGTAAAACAAGGGTTTCAAGTGATTCGTAATTTTTTAGATAAACTTAAGGATTAAAAAGAGATAAAACCGAATGAACACGCCATATTTTCCAAGAAAAAATAAATAGACGGACGATGGATTTCAAGCTATAATATTAGCTACAGAAGCGCTCTGTTTCATGTAAATAAAAAAAGCGAACGTTTATTCGCTTTTTGCTTGCTTATCATATTAAAATAAGATATAGTAGTTCTAGGAATTATGGAAGTGAGAAATAAAGACTTTTCCAGAATAAGAAGGAGGCAATATTGTGAATGATCGTCAAGCGGCTTTAGAACAAGCATTAAAATCTATCGA
This DNA window, taken from Listeria sp. PSOL-1, encodes the following:
- a CDS encoding competence/damage-inducible protein A, producing the protein MKKAEIIAVGTELLLGQIINSNATFLAKELAGLGVYTYYQTVVGDNRERLLEVIKVAESRSDFLIFTGGLGPTEDDITKQVLAEYLGKSLIIDAEHLQKIAHYFTANKRKMTQNNQLQALVIQGAQVLKNDVGFAAGMYLTENKHAYFLLPGPPSEMQPMFTNYAKPIILGLNDEMVHLESRILHFFGIGESKLADDLSDLISKQRNPTIATYASQDEVEIRITATANTKEEALQLLDETELKILKKERTYFYGYGNTSLKEVVSKELLEKKITISAAESLTAGLFQAELASIPGISKIFAGGMVTYSEEIKHHLLKVRQDVIEQEGVVSAACAKEMADHIRLACQTEMGISFTGAVGPDGLGGHPAGTVWIGLSVSGFETTAYLFKFGKDRNMNRRKAVKQGFQVIRNFLDKLKD
- the pgsA gene encoding CDP-diacylglycerol--glycerol-3-phosphate 3-phosphatidyltransferase, with amino-acid sequence MNLPNKLTVARIILIPIFVILCVVPFHFGSISWLGSTIRVTSLIATLIFIIAALTDWFDGHLARKYHLITNFGKFADPMADKLLVTAAFIVLVEMQIAPAWVIILIISRELAVTGLRLLLVEAGEVMAAGQLGKIKTFTQMIAIPLMLLNNFPFAWSGIRVDLIFLYVCAFFAVWSGIDYFYRNRGIFKGSM
- a CDS encoding RodZ domain-containing protein, yielding MTELGDKLKAARTEKGLSLDDLQQVTKIQKRYLEAIEQGNYSVMPGKFYARAFIKQYAEAVDLDSEALFNEFETEVPKTQQEGPEQEQRRARKKASSLAAHSVGGSGHGRHRLFDILPKVLIVLFILFILFIIWYFVFASGGSNDSATKNKNSDSKVNLQDDTNSSSTKKSNSKSDEEKKKADKDKKEDEEKKKESDKKTEITKGETSGNTTTYTVKNADKLSVQVSAEDAASWIGISGKSGNSLYNKTLNAGDSSGSIDAGSESTISIVIGNAPATTVKINDEKIELDSSPVKQVLTINLEKDEDTSSDTN